A stretch of the Streptococcus oralis genome encodes the following:
- a CDS encoding response regulator transcription factor — MVKRILLLEKERNLAHFLSLELQKEQYRVDLVEEGQKALSMALQTDYDLILLNARLGDMTAQDFAERLSRTKPASVIMVLDHREELQDQIETIQRFAVSYIYKPVIIDNLVARISAIFRGRDFIDQHCSQMKVPTSYRNLRMDVEHHTVYRGEEMIALTRREYDLLATLMGSKKVLTREQLLESVWKYESATETNIVDVYIRYLRSKLDVKGQKSYIKTVRGVGYTMQE, encoded by the coding sequence ATGGTGAAACGGATTTTATTACTTGAGAAAGAACGAAATCTCGCTCATTTTCTCAGTCTGGAACTCCAAAAAGAGCAATACCGTGTTGATCTGGTCGAGGAGGGGCAAAAAGCCCTCTCCATGGCTCTCCAGACAGATTATGACTTGATTTTACTGAATGCTCGTCTGGGGGATATGACGGCCCAGGATTTTGCAGAGAGGCTGAGTCGGACAAAACCAGCCTCAGTGATCATGGTCTTGGACCATCGCGAAGAATTGCAAGACCAGATTGAGACAATCCAGCGCTTCGCCGTTTCTTACATCTATAAGCCAGTGATTATTGATAATCTAGTAGCTCGTATTTCAGCGATTTTCCGAGGTCGGGACTTCATTGACCAACACTGTAGTCAAATGAAGGTTCCAACGTCTTACCGCAACCTACGTATGGATGTAGAACATCATACCGTTTATCGTGGCGAGGAGATGATTGCTCTGACGCGTCGTGAGTATGACCTTTTGGCCACTCTCATGGGAAGCAAGAAGGTCTTGACTCGTGAGCAGTTGTTGGAAAGTGTTTGGAAGTACGAAAGTGCGACAGAAACCAATATCGTGGATGTTTATATCCGTTATCTACGTAGCAAGCTTGATGTAAAAGGTCAAAAAAGCTACATTAAAACCGTGCGTGGTGTTGGTTACACCATGCAAGAATAG
- the gndA gene encoding NADP-dependent phosphogluconate dehydrogenase, whose product MTKANFGVVGMAVMGRNLALNIESRGYTVAIYNRSKEKTEDVIACHPEKNFVPSYDVESFVNSIEKPRRIMLMVQAGPGTDATIQALLPHLDKGDILIDGGNTFYKDTIRRNEELANSGINFIGTGVSGGEKGALEGPSIMPGGQKEAYELVADVLEEISAKAPEDGKPCVTYIGPDGAGHYVKMVHNGIEYGDMQLIAESYDLMQHLLGLSAEDMAEIFTEWNKGELDSYLIEITADILSRKDDEGQDGPIVDYILDAAGNKGTGKWTSQSSLDLGVPLSLITESVFARYISTYKEERVHASKVLPKPAAFKFEGDKAELIEKIRQALYFSKIISYAQGFAQLRVASKENNWNLPFADIASIWRDGCIIRSRFLQKITDAYNRDADLANLLLDEYFLDVTAKYQQAVRDIVALAVQAGVPVPTFSAAITYFDSYRSADLPANLIQAQRDYFGAHTYQRKDKEGTFHYSWYDEK is encoded by the coding sequence ATGACAAAAGCTAACTTTGGTGTCGTTGGTATGGCCGTAATGGGTCGTAACCTTGCCCTAAATATCGAATCTCGTGGTTATACAGTTGCCATTTACAACCGTAGTAAAGAAAAAACAGAAGACGTAATTGCTTGCCATCCTGAAAAGAACTTTGTGCCAAGCTATGACGTGGAAAGCTTTGTAAACTCAATCGAAAAACCTCGTCGTATCATGCTGATGGTTCAAGCTGGACCTGGTACAGACGCAACTATCCAAGCTCTTCTTCCCCACCTTGACAAGGGTGATATCTTGATCGATGGAGGAAACACTTTCTACAAAGATACTATCCGTCGTAATGAAGAACTAGCAAACTCAGGTATCAACTTTATCGGTACTGGAGTTTCTGGTGGTGAAAAAGGTGCCCTTGAAGGTCCTTCTATCATGCCTGGTGGACAAAAAGAAGCCTACGAATTGGTTGCTGATGTTCTTGAAGAAATCTCAGCTAAAGCACCAGAAGATGGCAAACCATGTGTGACTTACATCGGTCCTGATGGAGCTGGTCACTATGTGAAAATGGTCCACAACGGTATCGAGTATGGTGACATGCAATTGATCGCAGAAAGCTATGACTTGATGCAACACTTGCTTGGCCTTTCTGCAGAAGACATGGCTGAAATCTTTACTGAGTGGAACAAGGGTGAGTTGGACAGCTATTTGATCGAAATCACAGCTGATATCTTGAGCCGTAAAGACGATGAAGGTCAAGATGGACCAATCGTAGACTATATCCTGGATGCTGCAGGAAACAAAGGAACTGGTAAATGGACTAGCCAATCATCTCTTGACCTTGGTGTGCCATTGTCGCTTATCACTGAGTCAGTATTTGCTCGCTACATCTCTACATACAAAGAAGAGCGTGTGCATGCTAGCAAGGTCCTTCCAAAACCAGCTGCCTTCAAATTTGAAGGTGACAAGGCTGAGTTGATTGAAAAGATCCGTCAAGCTCTTTACTTCTCAAAAATCATCTCATACGCACAAGGTTTTGCTCAATTGCGTGTGGCTTCTAAAGAAAATAACTGGAACTTGCCATTTGCGGACATCGCATCTATCTGGCGTGATGGCTGTATCATCCGTTCTCGTTTCTTGCAAAAGATCACAGATGCCTACAACCGCGATGCTGATCTTGCCAACCTTCTCTTGGATGAATACTTCTTGGATGTTACTGCCAAGTACCAACAAGCAGTGCGTGATATCGTAGCTCTTGCTGTTCAAGCTGGTGTACCAGTGCCAACTTTCTCAGCAGCTATTACTTACTTTGATAGCTACCGTTCAGCTGACCTTCCAGCTAACTTGATTCAAGCGCAACGTGACTACTTTGGTGCCCACACTTACCAACGTAAAGACAAAGAAGGAACATTCCACTACTCTTGGTATGACGAAAAATAA
- the mapZ gene encoding cell division site-positioning protein MapZ: MSKKRRDRHKKGHQEPQFDFDEAKDLTVGQVIRKNEEVEAGVLPEDSILDKYIKQHREEIEADKFETRQFKKEELASTQNLEEMIQEVRESSESSDQVDDSDLVAEESIEEIDNDETTQFVPPLQDEESAEIEPLVLTETEPKEINEEQEEETYTPLSRSAQTEPETGSKKKGVIIITSVVAAILVLAGTYYVYRQVSRSNQEIQSSQAASSDDQGTQTALKDFNDFYDTFYTDANKTALKNSQFDKLSQLKTLLDKLEGSRDYTLAKSRYDSLATQIKAIQDVNALFESPAVTDGVLDTNAKAKADAKFTEIKTGNTELDKLLDKAISLGKSQQTSASSSSSSSSTSQESSSSATESNASSTTPSTSTTAPARDTNGGLSGDGVNLQRSASRVPYNQSAVDDSNNPAWTFADGVLEQVLATSRARGYITGNQYILERVNIVNGNGYYNLYKPDGTYLFTLNCKTGYFVGNGSGHADDLDY, from the coding sequence ATGAGTAAGAAAAGACGTGATCGTCATAAAAAAGGACATCAAGAACCACAATTCGACTTTGACGAAGCAAAAGACTTGACTGTTGGTCAAGTCATTCGTAAGAATGAAGAGGTTGAAGCAGGAGTATTGCCTGAGGACAGTATCTTAGACAAATACATCAAACAGCACCGTGAAGAAATCGAAGCCGACAAGTTTGAAACTCGTCAGTTTAAAAAAGAAGAGCTAGCTTCTACTCAAAACCTAGAGGAAATGATCCAAGAAGTTCGTGAATCAAGTGAATCCTCTGATCAGGTAGACGATTCAGACCTGGTTGCTGAGGAATCTATTGAAGAGATAGATAATGATGAGACTACTCAGTTTGTTCCACCACTTCAAGATGAAGAAAGTGCTGAAATAGAGCCTCTCGTTTTAACAGAAACAGAGCCCAAGGAAATAAATGAGGAACAAGAAGAGGAGACCTATACACCTCTATCACGTTCGGCTCAAACAGAACCTGAAACAGGCTCTAAGAAGAAAGGTGTCATCATCATTACTTCTGTAGTAGCTGCAATCCTTGTGCTTGCTGGAACATATTATGTCTACCGTCAAGTATCTCGTTCAAACCAAGAGATCCAGTCTTCTCAAGCAGCCTCTTCGGATGATCAAGGGACACAAACAGCTTTGAAAGACTTCAATGATTTCTATGATACTTTCTATACAGATGCTAATAAGACAGCTCTGAAAAACAGCCAGTTTGATAAATTGAGCCAACTGAAAACCTTGCTAGATAAGTTAGAAGGTAGCCGTGATTATACACTAGCTAAGTCAAGATATGATAGTCTAGCAACTCAAATCAAGGCTATTCAAGATGTTAATGCCCTCTTTGAAAGTCCAGCTGTTACGGACGGTGTCTTGGATACTAATGCTAAGGCCAAAGCAGACGCTAAATTTACAGAAATTAAGACAGGGAACACAGAACTAGACAAACTCTTGGATAAGGCCATTAGTCTTGGTAAGAGTCAACAAACCAGTGCTTCCAGCTCAAGTTCAAGCTCTAGCACGAGTCAAGAAAGCTCAAGTTCAGCTACAGAAAGCAATGCAAGCAGTACGACACCTTCTACAAGCACTACGGCACCAGCTAGAGACACAAATGGTGGTTTGTCTGGCGATGGGGTTAATCTTCAAAGAAGTGCTAGTCGTGTACCGTACAACCAATCAGCTGTAGACGATAGCAACAACCCTGCTTGGACCTTTGCGGATGGTGTATTGGAACAAGTCCTAGCAACATCACGTGCTCGTGGCTATATCACTGGAAATCAATATATCCTAGAACGTGTCAATATCGTAAACGGAAATGGTTATTACAACCTCTATAAACCAGATGGAACCTATCTCTTCACCCTCAACTGTAAGACGGGTTACTTTGTAGGGAATGGTTCTGGTCATGCAGATGACTTGGACTACTAG
- a CDS encoding THUMP domain-containing class I SAM-dependent RNA methyltransferase has product MKEQFNLIATAAAGLEAVVGREVRDLGYDCQVENGRVRFQGDVKAIIETNLWLRAADRIKIVVGNFPAKTFEELFQGVFALDWENYLSLGARFPISKAKCVKSKLHNDPSVQAISKKAVVKKLQKHYARPEGVPLMETGPEFKIEVSILKDVATVMIDTTGSSLFKRGYRTEKGGAPIKENMAAAILQLSNWYPDKPLIDPTCGSGTFCIEAAMIARKMAPGLRRSFAFEEWNWVSDRLIQEVRTEAAKKIDRELELDIMGCDIDARMVEIAKANAQAAGVAGDITFKQMRVQDLRTDKINGVIISNPPYGERLSDDAGVTKLYAEMGQVFAPLKTWSKFILTSDEAFESKYGSPADKKRKLYNGTLKVDLYQYFGQRVKRQEVK; this is encoded by the coding sequence ATGAAAGAACAATTTAATTTAATCGCAACTGCTGCGGCGGGTCTTGAGGCTGTCGTTGGACGTGAGGTGCGAGACCTTGGTTATGATTGCCAGGTTGAAAATGGGCGTGTCCGCTTCCAAGGAGATGTGAAGGCAATCATCGAGACCAATCTTTGGCTTCGCGCAGCGGATCGTATCAAGATTGTAGTCGGAAATTTTCCAGCTAAGACCTTTGAAGAGCTTTTTCAAGGTGTTTTTGCTCTAGATTGGGAAAACTATCTGTCGTTAGGAGCACGCTTCCCGATATCAAAGGCAAAATGTGTTAAGTCTAAACTTCACAACGATCCCAGTGTTCAGGCTATTTCTAAGAAGGCTGTTGTGAAGAAATTACAAAAACACTATGCCCGTCCAGAAGGAGTTCCCTTGATGGAGACTGGTCCCGAGTTTAAGATTGAGGTATCTATCCTGAAAGATGTGGCAACGGTCATGATTGACACGACAGGTTCTAGCCTTTTTAAACGAGGATATCGTACGGAAAAGGGTGGGGCGCCGATCAAGGAAAATATGGCAGCGGCCATTTTACAACTATCTAACTGGTATCCAGACAAGCCCTTAATTGATCCGACGTGTGGTTCAGGAACTTTCTGTATCGAGGCGGCTATGATTGCTAGAAAGATGGCTCCAGGACTTCGCCGTTCCTTTGCTTTTGAGGAATGGAACTGGGTCAGCGATCGGTTAATCCAAGAAGTTCGCACAGAGGCGGCTAAGAAAATTGATCGTGAACTTGAGCTGGACATTATGGGCTGTGATATAGATGCTCGCATGGTGGAAATTGCCAAGGCAAATGCTCAAGCAGCAGGTGTCGCAGGTGATATCACCTTTAAGCAAATGCGGGTACAGGACTTGCGTACAGACAAGATTAATGGCGTTATCATTTCCAATCCACCATATGGGGAACGCTTGTCTGATGATGCAGGAGTTACCAAGCTCTATGCTGAGATGGGACAAGTCTTTGCACCACTGAAAACGTGGAGTAAGTTTATCCTGACGAGTGACGAAGCATTTGAAAGCAAGTACGGAAGTCCAGCTGATAAAAAGCGAAAACTGTATAATGGGACCTTAAAAGTGGATTTGTATCAATACTTTGGTCAGCGTGTCAAACGCCAAGAGGTAAAATAG
- the gpsB gene encoding cell division regulator GpsB, protein MASIIFSAKDIFEQEFGREVRGYSKAEVDEFLDDVIKDYETYAALVKSLRQEIADLKEELSHKPQVAPTQPDSIEVTASTSMTNFDILKRLNRLEKEVFGKQILDNQDL, encoded by the coding sequence ATGGCAAGTATTATATTTTCAGCGAAAGATATTTTTGAACAAGAATTTGGACGTGAAGTACGTGGATACAGCAAAGCAGAGGTAGATGAATTCCTAGACGATGTGATTAAGGATTATGAAACCTACGCAGCTTTGGTCAAATCCCTTCGTCAAGAGATTGCTGATTTGAAGGAAGAATTATCTCATAAACCACAGGTGGCTCCAACTCAACCAGACTCTATTGAAGTAACAGCTTCTACTTCAATGACAAACTTTGATATTTTGAAACGCTTAAATCGTCTCGAAAAAGAAGTATTTGGTAAGCAAATCTTAGACAACCAAGATTTATAA
- a CDS encoding DUF1273 domain-containing protein, which translates to MTSALILGYSALDLGLFNDKDIRVDIIKTAIRRDLERLAEDGVTWLVFTGTLGFEYWALQVAKDMKADYGFQLATIFDFETHGSNWNEANQAKLSEFKQVDFVKYAYPQYEHKGQLRDYQKFLLENTDTCYLFYDEENETKLRYFYQMMKNQADYVTRRLTFEDLNEIVENFSEK; encoded by the coding sequence ATGACATCAGCCTTGATTTTAGGCTATTCAGCCTTGGACCTTGGTCTCTTTAATGACAAGGATATTCGCGTTGATATTATAAAAACAGCCATTCGGAGAGACCTGGAACGTCTAGCAGAGGATGGGGTGACCTGGCTTGTCTTTACAGGGACTTTGGGCTTTGAGTACTGGGCGCTTCAGGTAGCGAAAGACATGAAAGCAGACTATGGATTTCAGCTGGCGACCATTTTTGATTTTGAAACCCATGGCAGTAATTGGAATGAAGCAAATCAAGCGAAATTGAGTGAGTTCAAGCAGGTTGATTTTGTCAAATACGCCTATCCACAATATGAGCACAAGGGACAATTACGCGATTATCAAAAATTTCTGCTGGAAAATACAGATACTTGTTATCTTTTTTACGACGAAGAAAACGAAACCAAGTTACGATATTTTTACCAAATGATGAAAAATCAAGCGGACTATGTTACAAGAAGATTAACATTTGAGGACTTGAATGAAATAGTAGAAAATTTTTCTGAAAAGTAA
- the recU gene encoding Holliday junction resolvase RecU, translated as MVNYPHKISSQKRQALLSQTKNFANRGMSFEKMINATNDYYLSHGLAVIHKKPTPIQIVRVDYPQRSRAKIVEAYFRQASTTDYSGVYDGYYIDFEAKETRQKHAIPMKNFHLHQIQHMEQVLAQQGICFVLLHFSSQQETYLLPAIDLIRFYHQDKGQKSMPLGYIRENGYRIEPGAFPQIPYLDIIKEHLLGGKTR; from the coding sequence ATGGTCAACTATCCACATAAAATTTCATCTCAAAAGAGGCAAGCACTCCTGTCACAAACTAAAAATTTCGCAAATCGGGGAATGTCTTTTGAAAAGATGATCAATGCTACGAACGACTACTATTTGTCGCATGGGTTAGCTGTTATTCACAAGAAACCGACTCCCATCCAAATCGTACGTGTCGACTATCCCCAACGAAGTCGAGCCAAGATCGTTGAAGCCTACTTTAGACAAGCCTCAACTACTGACTATTCAGGGGTTTATGATGGATACTACATCGACTTTGAAGCAAAGGAAACCAGGCAAAAACATGCGATACCGATGAAGAATTTTCATCTCCATCAAATCCAGCATATGGAACAAGTCCTTGCCCAGCAAGGAATCTGCTTTGTACTCCTTCACTTTTCTTCTCAGCAAGAAACCTACTTATTGCCGGCTATTGACCTCATCCGTTTCTATCATCAGGATAAGGGACAGAAGTCAATGCCACTTGGATATATTCGAGAAAATGGATATAGGATTGAGCCTGGTGCCTTTCCTCAAATTCCCTACCTCGACATTATCAAAGAACATTTACTAGGTGGTAAAACAAGATGA
- the pbp1a gene encoding penicillin-binding protein PBP1A — protein MNKQTFLRIAKYVSISLLTVFIAAVMLGGGLFLYYVSKAPELSESKLVATTSSKIYDSNDELIADLGSERRVNAQANEIPTDLVNAIVSIEDHRFFNHRGIDTIRILGATLRNLRGGRGLQGASTLTQQLIKLTYFSTSTSDQTLSRKAQEAWLAVQLEQKATKQEILTYYINKVYMSNGNYGMQTAAQNYYGKDLKDLSIPQLALLAGMPQAPNQYDPYSHPEAAQERRNLVLSEMKGQGYITDEQYEKAINTPITDGLQSLKSANSYPPYMDNYLKEVIDQVEQETGYNLLTTGMDVYTNVDPKVQQHLWDIYNTDEYVDYPDDELQVASTIVDVSNGKVIAQLGSRHQSSNVSFGINQAVETNRDWGSTMKPITDYAPALEYDIYDSTASIVHDVPYNYPGTDTPVYNWDRNYFGNITIQYALQQSRNVTAVETLNKVGLDRAKTFLNGIGIDYPDMHYANAISSNTTESNKKYGASSEKMAAAYAAFANGGIYHKPMYINKIVFSDGSSKEYADSGTRAMKETTAYMMTEMMKTVLAYGTGRGAYLPWLPQAGKTGTSNYTDEEIENYIKNTGYVAPDEMFVGYTRKYSMAVWTGYSNRLTPIVGDGFYVAAKVYRSMMTYLSEDNNPGDWTMPEGLYRSGEFVFKNGARSAWIAPAPQQAPTPESSSSTSESSTSQSSSTTPSTNNSANNNTNNQQPNTTPGQQNQNQNQNQNPQPAQP, from the coding sequence ATGAACAAACAAACTTTTCTGCGAATAGCTAAGTATGTCAGTATCAGTCTCTTAACTGTATTTATCGCAGCTGTAATGCTTGGCGGAGGTCTCTTCCTCTACTATGTTAGCAAGGCTCCGGAACTTTCTGAAAGTAAACTAGTCGCTACAACGTCAAGTAAGATCTATGATAGCAATGATGAACTTATCGCTGATCTTGGATCGGAACGTCGGGTCAATGCCCAAGCAAACGAAATACCGACAGATTTGGTCAACGCTATTGTTTCGATTGAGGACCATCGCTTTTTTAATCACCGAGGAATCGACACTATCCGTATCCTAGGTGCTACCCTACGAAACCTTCGTGGTGGTAGAGGTCTGCAAGGAGCTTCAACCTTGACGCAGCAGTTGATTAAATTAACTTACTTCTCTACGTCAACTTCTGATCAAACTCTTTCTCGTAAGGCTCAGGAAGCTTGGTTAGCCGTCCAGCTAGAACAAAAAGCGACTAAACAAGAGATCTTGACCTACTACATCAACAAGGTTTACATGTCAAACGGTAACTATGGAATGCAGACAGCTGCCCAGAATTACTATGGCAAGGATCTCAAAGATTTAAGTATTCCTCAACTGGCTCTCCTTGCTGGTATGCCTCAGGCTCCAAACCAGTATGATCCATACTCGCATCCAGAAGCCGCTCAAGAGCGTCGTAATCTCGTCCTCTCTGAGATGAAGGGGCAAGGTTACATTACAGATGAGCAATACGAAAAAGCGATTAATACTCCGATTACAGACGGACTTCAAAGTCTAAAATCGGCTAATAGTTATCCTCCATACATGGACAACTATCTCAAAGAGGTAATCGATCAAGTCGAACAAGAAACAGGCTACAATCTCTTAACAACTGGTATGGACGTCTACACAAACGTTGATCCTAAAGTTCAACAACATCTCTGGGATATCTACAATACTGATGAGTATGTCGACTACCCAGACGATGAATTGCAAGTGGCTTCAACCATCGTGGATGTGTCAAATGGGAAAGTCATTGCTCAGTTAGGTTCTCGTCACCAATCAAGCAATGTTTCCTTCGGAATCAACCAAGCTGTTGAAACCAATCGTGACTGGGGTTCTACCATGAAGCCAATCACAGACTATGCTCCCGCCTTGGAGTACGATATCTACGATTCAACTGCTTCGATTGTACATGATGTTCCATACAACTATCCTGGAACAGATACCCCTGTTTACAACTGGGATAGAAATTATTTTGGAAATATCACCATCCAATATGCGCTCCAACAATCACGGAACGTTACTGCTGTAGAAACCTTGAATAAAGTCGGTTTGGATAGAGCCAAGACCTTCCTAAATGGAATCGGTATTGACTATCCGGATATGCACTATGCCAACGCGATTTCAAGTAACACGACTGAGTCAAACAAAAAGTACGGAGCAAGTAGTGAGAAAATGGCTGCTGCTTACGCTGCTTTTGCTAACGGTGGTATCTACCATAAACCAATGTATATCAACAAGATTGTATTTAGTGATGGTAGCTCAAAAGAATACGCTGATTCTGGTACTCGTGCCATGAAAGAGACGACTGCCTATATGATGACAGAAATGATGAAGACTGTCTTGGCATACGGAACTGGTCGTGGCGCTTATCTTCCTTGGCTACCTCAAGCTGGTAAGACTGGTACATCAAACTATACAGACGAAGAAATTGAAAACTACATCAAAAATACTGGTTATGTAGCTCCAGATGAAATGTTTGTTGGTTATACTCGCAAATATTCAATGGCTGTATGGACAGGTTACTCAAACCGCCTTACTCCTATCGTTGGCGATGGCTTCTATGTTGCAGCTAAGGTCTACCGTTCAATGATGACTTATCTGTCTGAGGATAACAACCCTGGCGACTGGACAATGCCAGAAGGCCTCTATCGAAGTGGTGAGTTCGTCTTTAAAAACGGTGCTCGTTCTGCTTGGATTGCCCCTGCTCCGCAACAGGCACCAACACCTGAAAGTTCGAGCTCGACATCAGAAAGTTCAACTTCACAGTCAAGCTCAACTACTCCAAGCACGAATAATAGTGCAAACAACAATACCAATAACCAGCAACCAAATACAACCCCTGGTCAACAAAACCAAAACCAAAACCAGAACCAGAATCCTCAACCAGCACAACCATAA